One window from the genome of Saprospiraceae bacterium encodes:
- a CDS encoding FMN-binding negative transcriptional regulator, which translates to MYNFSYFKEKGKQEILDLIENYPFAFLTGSTISGGQVATQIPILFEERNGELFLQGHIMRNTDHHKAFVENPNALIVFTGPNTYVSASWYSNSNIGSTWNYMSVHISGQLKFMRSDELIQFMRKFTLKFEKGNIASQTIYDNLPENYLGKMMPAIAGFEMKATKIDNVFKLSQNRDEKSYLNIISKLEEQGGNSAWIAEEMKKRKSELFPPGLEWDGSKFDS; encoded by the coding sequence ATGTACAATTTCTCATATTTTAAAGAAAAGGGCAAACAAGAAATTTTGGATCTTATTGAAAACTATCCATTTGCTTTTTTAACAGGTAGCACGATATCAGGAGGACAAGTAGCCACCCAGATTCCCATTTTATTCGAGGAACGAAATGGGGAGTTATTTTTACAGGGGCACATCATGCGAAACACAGACCATCATAAAGCTTTTGTTGAAAATCCCAATGCTCTCATTGTATTTACAGGTCCTAATACTTACGTAAGTGCTTCCTGGTACAGCAATTCAAATATTGGCTCTACCTGGAATTATATGAGCGTTCATATAAGTGGTCAACTAAAGTTTATGCGCTCAGATGAATTAATTCAGTTTATGCGAAAATTCACCTTAAAATTTGAAAAAGGGAATATAGCGTCACAAACTATTTACGACAATCTCCCGGAAAATTATTTGGGTAAGATGATGCCTGCGATTGCTGGTTTTGAAATGAAAGCAACTAAAATTGACAATGTATTTAAACTAAGTCAAAATAGAGATGAAAAAAGTTATCTGAATATCATATCCAAACTTGAAGAACAAGGCGGAAACTCAGCATGGATTGCGGAGGAAATGAAGAAACGAAAATCAGAACTATTTCCACCTGGACTTGAGTGGGACGGATCAAAATTTGATTCTTAG
- a CDS encoding DUF1801 domain-containing protein, producing MEVTEQIQEYISSHTEPKRSEMQALHQLILEIQPSCKLWFLDGKNSENKIVSNPNIGYGLQTMKYADGTTRDFYQIGLSANKTGISIYIIGIKDKTYLNKTFGKDLGKASVTGYCIKFKTIKDINTSVLQTVLQYGFKAQFDNK from the coding sequence ATGGAAGTAACAGAACAAATCCAGGAGTATATTTCTAGCCATACTGAACCCAAACGCAGCGAAATGCAAGCCTTACACCAACTTATTCTGGAAATTCAGCCTTCCTGCAAATTATGGTTCCTGGATGGTAAAAACAGTGAAAACAAAATTGTTTCAAACCCCAATATTGGTTATGGACTGCAGACTATGAAATATGCAGATGGAACAACCAGAGATTTTTATCAAATTGGCTTAAGTGCAAATAAAACCGGGATATCCATTTATATTATTGGTATCAAAGACAAAACCTATTTAAATAAAACATTTGGAAAAGATCTTGGCAAAGCAAGTGTCACTGGGTACTGCATTAAGTTTAAAACTATTAAAGATATAAATACGAGTGTACTTCAAACGGTTTTACAATATGGGTTTAAAGCTCAATTTGATAATAAATAA
- a CDS encoding SRPBCC domain-containing protein codes for MQKLQFKVTIDAPVSKIYDFMLGITSKSTYEQWTSLFNPTSSYEGSWDKGSKILFIGIDEKGEKGGMVSKIAENMRNQFVSIQHYGILKADKEITEGPEVEKWANGFENYTFEENNGITTLIVELDTTEDFIEYMNQTYPKALDKLKELCEI; via the coding sequence ATGCAAAAACTACAATTCAAAGTAACCATCGATGCACCTGTATCCAAGATATATGATTTTATGCTTGGCATTACCAGTAAATCAACTTATGAACAATGGACTTCTTTGTTTAACCCAACTTCAAGCTATGAAGGAAGTTGGGACAAGGGGAGTAAAATTCTATTTATTGGAATAGATGAGAAAGGTGAAAAGGGAGGGATGGTTTCCAAAATAGCTGAAAACATGCGCAACCAATTTGTTTCAATTCAACATTATGGTATTTTAAAAGCTGATAAGGAAATTACAGAAGGGCCTGAAGTGGAAAAATGGGCAAACGGATTCGAAAATTATACCTTCGAAGAAAACAATGGAATTACAACCTTAATTGTTGAATTGGATACCACAGAAGATTTTATAGAGTATATGAATCAAACGTATCCAAAAGCACTGGATAAATTAAAAGAACTTTGCGAAATATAA
- a CDS encoding VOC family protein gives MALINPHINFNGNAEEAFNFYKSVFGGEFAMVVRFKDLAIPEFPIAEKEANKIMHIALPIGKNLLMANDVPESMGKTNENENRSKISISAESKEEADKLFNGLSAGGQIEMPIENSPWGSYFGMFRDKYGIEWMVDFDPKYKGQI, from the coding sequence ATGGCACTTATCAATCCACACATTAATTTCAACGGGAATGCTGAAGAAGCATTCAATTTTTACAAATCTGTATTTGGCGGAGAATTCGCAATGGTTGTGCGTTTCAAAGATCTAGCAATCCCTGAGTTTCCAATAGCAGAAAAAGAAGCAAATAAAATAATGCACATTGCCCTGCCAATTGGCAAAAACTTATTAATGGCAAATGATGTTCCAGAAAGTATGGGAAAAACAAATGAAAACGAAAACAGAAGTAAAATATCAATTAGTGCAGAAAGCAAAGAAGAAGCCGACAAATTGTTTAACGGACTCTCCGCAGGCGGACAAATTGAAATGCCTATTGAAAACAGTCCTTGGGGCTCATACTTTGGAATGTTTAGAGACAAATATGGTATTGAATGGATGGTTGACTTTGACCCTAAATATAAAGGACAAATTTAA